In the genome of Apostichopus japonicus isolate 1M-3 chromosome 15, ASM3797524v1, whole genome shotgun sequence, one region contains:
- the LOC139980623 gene encoding uncharacterized protein, producing MSRNPLKCINCSMFRPGRAWDEHDLCPKCRSCTRRDPCLVCIKFTPAQWQDIDLWLEGLRSKLQGRLDSIPSAIGAPEVPGITGDREEEGVVEREVEESGQERAEGEKEVEREKRERERIPLTAPATSGSVTARGKGRSKGKAPAKKRPPKQRHSSAGLETPSQSGPQLNRPTERGPPAVGGSGPKERATEGTRRRSRSRSREPDREPERRVPTEIPARVSRERESSRRPRRERPGSHTRSPRRRERKRYSPISDESSDSSDDGYRRSKRRRRSPRRRQEEEPAWLSKLTGLLRPLLEQRTSTVADVAPGPTSPVSTMAPQPAPDPDALDCRSSVNLSGLENEGEPIDPDPLDHDPMEDSFGHNYEPEEAPVTGGALPQELITRAADIFRRHLGFEEPETQPQKAGRVSKLTATGEATYKPKTTIPVDATCYDRFEAIANKTKWTAFPARADRAVRVPDEAWKDLFRCPTIPQEAKERLKAEQGASSTHVFKTPDQRKLEELLVEVDMAARSGMKFASVLMLSAEVLMRHHQQLPEDSSQVSRDEAGQLLLLLGPLVRLAYDQFARVATRSVKARRQNIVSAIHWPSTEAKDRMLELPILGEDLFAGCFQKKLQEEVARRETLAKSEFRPPPTQRTRPFRPRESRAPRGTRAAPAKSMSRGALRGRSRGAAFRPTRPWAPRGGRGSTSTRRDSDRSSTRPAFAAQP from the coding sequence atgtcacgcaatccattgaagtgcatcaactgctctatgtttcgcccaggcagagcctgggacgaacacgacctttgtccaaaatgcagatcctgcactcgacgagacccctgcctggtgtgtattaagtttacaccagctcagtggcaggacatcgacctgtggcttgagggcttacgtagcaagctccagggaaggctggactcgatcccgagcgcaatcggggcgccggaggttccaggaataacgggagatagagaggaggagggagtagtagagagagaggtggaggagagtggccaggagagggccgaaggagagaaagaggtagagagagagaaaagagaaagagaaagaattcccctaacggccccggctacgtccggatcagttacggccagagggaagggcaggagcaaaggcaaggctcctgccaagaaaagacctccaaagcagaggcacagctcggccgggctggagactccgtctcagtccgggccgcagctaaacagacccacagagcgCGGCCCCCCGGCCGTGGGAGGCTCGGGTCCTAAAGAGAGAGCAACTGAGGGGACGCggagacggagccggtcccgtTCCAGGGAGCCGGACAGGGAGCCGGAAAGGCGGGTTCCGACGGAGATCCCGGCCCGAGTAAGTAGGGAGAGAGAGTCCTCCCGCCGACCCAGAAGGGAGAGACCGGGGTCGCATACAAGATCCCCAAGacggagagagaggaagagatactcTCCAATCTCCGACGAGTCCTCTGACTCTTCCGACGATGGATACAGAAGATCCAAGAGGAGGCGCCGGTCCCCGAGACGGCGTCAGGAAGAGGAACCAGCTTGGCTTTCCAAACTCACCGGCCTGCTACGGCCCCTGCTGGAGCAAAGGACGTCCACGGTAGCCGACGTGGCACCGGGCCCTACCAGCCCCGTATCGACCATGGCCCCGCAACCGGCCCCGGACCCGGACGCTCTGGATTGCAGATCGTCGGTGAATCTTTCCGGCTTGGAGAACGAAGGGGAGCCCATAGATCCAGATCCTCTCGACCACGATCCTATGGAGGACAGCTTTGGTCACAATTACGAACCGGAGGAAGCGCCCGTGACAGGAGGAGCCCTCCCACAGGAGCTAATAACACGGGCGGCAGACATATTCAGACgacacctggggttcgaggaacccgagacgcaaccgcagaaggcgggccgggtatcaaaattgacggcgaccggcgaagcgacatataagcccaaaactaccataccagtagacgcaacctgttatgacagatttgaggctATTGCCAACAAGACCAAGTGGACGGCCTTCCCGGCCAGGGCAGATAGAGCGGTCAGGGTACCTGACGAGGCCTGGAAGGATCTATTTAGATGCCCAACCATCCCCCAGGAGGCCAAGGAGAGATTAAAAGCCGAACAAGGGGCCTCATCCACACACGTGTTCAAGACCCCGGACCAGAGGAAGCTAGAAgagcttttggtagaggtggacatggcagcccgttcgggcatgaagttcgcatcggtactaatgctatcagCCGAAGTCCTCATGCGACACCACCAACAGCTCCCTGAGGACAGCAGCCAAGTATCCAGGGACgaagcgggccagctcctcctgctgctgggccccctcgtcagactcgcgtacgatcaatttgcaagggtcgctaccaggtccgtaaaggcccgtagacaaaacatcgtctccGCCATCCATTGGCCTTCGACGGAGGCAAAGGACAGAATGCTGGAACTACCAATCCTCGGGGAAGACCTTTTTGCGGgctgcttccaaaagaaactgcAGGAAGAGGTGGCCCGAAGGGAGACTCTGGCCAAATCAGAATTCCGACCCCCACCTACCCAGAGAACCAGACCCTTCCGCCCGAGGGAGAGCAGAGCACCTAGGGGAACGAGAGCAGCACCCGCCAAATCTAtgagcagaggagctctcagaggccgaagccggggggcagccttccgtccgacccgcccctgggcccccagaggaggcagaggctcGACGTCGACCAGACGAGACAGTGACCGCTCCTCCACTCGACCAGCGTTCGCCGcccagccctag